The Triticum aestivum cultivar Chinese Spring chromosome 7B, IWGSC CS RefSeq v2.1, whole genome shotgun sequence genome window below encodes:
- the LOC123158940 gene encoding ras-related protein RABA5c: MGDDSDGEAEEYLFKVVIIGDSAVGKSNLLSRYARNEFNLHSKATIGVEFQTQSMDIDGKEVKAQIWDTAGQERFRAVTSAYYRGAFGALLVYDISRRGTFDNVGRWLQELNTHSDTTVAKMLVGNKCDLDNIREVPVEEGKALAESEGLFFMETSALDSTNVNTAFELVIKEIYSSVSRKILNSDSYKAELSLNRVSIDDGDSKDGQKQTSRLGCC, translated from the exons ATGGGGGACGACTCGGACGGGGAGGCGGAGGAGTACCTGTTCAAGGTGGTGATCATCGGGGACAGCGCGGTGGGCAAGAGCAACCTGCTCTCCCGCTACGCGCGCAACGAGTTCAACCTCCACTCCAAGGCCACCATCGGGGTCGAGTTCCAGACGCAGAGCATGGACATCGACGGCAAGGAGGTCAAGGCCCAGATCTGGGACACCGCCGGCCAGGAGCGCTTCCGCGCCGTCACCTCCGCCTACTACCGCGGGGCCTTCGGCGCGCTCCTCGTCTACGACATCTCCCGCCGGGGCACATTCGACAACGTCGGCCGATGGCTCCAGGAGCTCAACA CACATTCTGACACCACGGTGGCCAAGATGTTGGTGGGCAACAAATGCGATCTGGACAACATCCGTGAAGTGCCAGTGGAGGAAGGCAAAGCACTTGCCGAGTCTGAGGGACTCTTCTTCATGGAGACCTCAGCTCTGGACTCGACGAACGTCAACACAGCATTCGAGCTCGTCATCAAGGAGATCTACAGCAGCGTGAGCAGGAAGATCCTGAACTCCGACTCATACAAGGCCGAGCTATCCCTCAACAGGGTGAGCATCGACGACGGTGACTCGAAAGACGGCCAGAAGCAGACGAGCCGGTTAGGGTGCTGCTAG